In Argiope bruennichi chromosome 4, qqArgBrue1.1, whole genome shotgun sequence, a single window of DNA contains:
- the LOC129966409 gene encoding gastrula zinc finger protein XlCGF8.2DB-like — MDEISLSADDIPDPSIQIADFCDLCSEEIPAGNLEQHYLTHIDYSPHVCNICHKSFTRKYSLQIHSLIHSGQKPHTCTICNKGFTQKSDLNKHYQRHLGNKPNVCDICEKGFSQKSDLKKHYMTHTGNKPYVCTICEKKFTQRAHLNHHIFVHIKLKPYKCSLCTKAFYLKQSLRKHILGHASEKSYACNTCSETFEAKSTLQKHIAVHSKKKYICKVCKSEFPSVQELKDHQSTHEGEQQFSCNVCDKKFFLKGRLNHHMLSHNVVKPHVCTICNKSFVQRVHLRDHLMIHTGEKPHSCYVCNKEFIQLSSLQRHYATHSNEKHHACKICKKSYSQKSDLNRHMLSHVNE; from the coding sequence ATGGATGAAATTTCTCTATCTGCCGACGACATACCTGATCCTTCAATTCAAATTGCAGATTTTTGTGATCTTTGCAGTGAAGAAATACCTGCAGGAAATTTAGAGCAGCATTACCTTACTCATATTGATTATTCTCCTCATGTGTGCAATATATGTCATAAAAGTTTTACTAGGAAATACAGCCTTCAAATACATTCATTGATTCATTCTGGACAGAAGCCTCATACTTGTACTATCTGCAACAAAGGATTTACACAAAAAAGTGATTTGAATAAGCATTATCAACGGCATCTTGGAAATAAGCCGAATGTTTGTGATATATGCGAAAAAGGATTTTCTCAGAAAAGTGATTTGAAGAAACATTACATGACTCACACTGGCAATAAACCTTATGTTTGTACTATTTGTGAAAAAAAGTTTACTCAGCGAGCACATCTGAACCATCATATTTTTGTTCATATCAAATTGAAACCTTACAAATGCAGTCTTTGTACGAAGGCTTtctatttgaaacaaagtttaaGGAAACATATATTAGGACATGCCAGTGAAAAATCCTATGCTTGTAATACATGCAGCGAAACATTTGAAGCCAAATCAACATTGCAGAAGCATATAGCTGTTCACTCCAAGAAGAAATACATTTGTAAAGTTTGCAAATCTGAATTCCCGTCAGTGCAAGAGTTAAAAGATCATCAATCAACGCATGAAGGCGAGCAGCAATTTTCTTGTAATGTATGtgacaaaaaattctttttgaaaggtAGATTAAATCATCATATGCTTAGTCACAATGTAGTTAAGCCACATGTCTGTACAATCTGCAACAAAAGTTTTGTCCAAAGAGTTCATTTGCGAGATCATCTTATGATTCATACTGGTGAAAAGCCTCATTCTTGTTATGtttgtaataaagaatttattcagCTTTCATCATTGCAAAGGCATTATGCAACACATTCCAATGAAAAACATCATGcttgtaaaatttgtaaaaaatcttattctcAAAAGAGTGATTTGAATAGGCATATGTTAAGTCATGTTAATGAATAA